One genomic window of Aricia agestis chromosome 7, ilAriAges1.1, whole genome shotgun sequence includes the following:
- the LOC121728719 gene encoding anaphase-promoting complex subunit 10 has protein sequence MTSEKDPLVSERSGTVREVGNNAIWSLSSCKPGFGIDQLRDDCMDTYWQSDGQLPHLVNIQFQRKTMVSHIYIYTDYKLDESYTPSRISIRAGTHFNDLQEIEVIELIEPSGWEMIPIKDIQDRPIRTYMIQIAVLSNHQNGRDTHMRQIKIHSPCEPTSFDINKFRNFSTVEFQQYATIR, from the exons ATGACCTCTGAAAAAGACCCTTTAGTTAGTGAGCGATCCGGGACAGTTAGGGAAGTCGGAAATAATGCGATATGGAGTTTATCTTCCTGTAAACCAG GTTTTGGTATTGATCAACTTCGCGATGACTGTATGGATACATACTGGCAGTCAGATGGACAATTACCCCACTTAGTTAATATCCAGTTTCAAAGGAAAACTATGGTATCCCATATCTATATCTACACCGATTACAAACTGGATGAGAGCTATACCCCAAGCAGAATTTCCATAAGAGCAGGAACACACTTCAATGATTTACAAGAAATAGAAGTTATTGAACTTATAGAGCCTAGTG GTTGGGAAATGATACCAATAAAAGACATACAAGATAGGCCAATAAGAACTTACATGATCCAAATAGCAGTGTTGAGCAACCATCAAAATGGAAGAGACACTCATATGAGACAAATTAAAATACACTCCCCGTGTGAGCCTACGTCATTTGACATTAACAAGTTTAGGAATTTTTCTACTGTTGAATTTCAGCAATATGCAACAATACGAtag
- the LOC121728717 gene encoding translation initiation factor eIF-2B subunit epsilon — translation MESDKENIIQALVVMDLFNNNFSPICHNKPIGLLPIAGVPLIEYVLDSLNTGGVAEVYLFCCYDGPKIKEYIKKRKQEKATWSLMLDVQIITSDTCQTMGDVMREVDAAAILRGYFILLGVNTITNVNFASLLEQHKLLCKKDKGAAMTLVYKEVSWKHPLIKNDTSILLAANSTTKKILLHKKYKSNSNDATFTLPLDCVLQHSEVKLHHNLIDGNIALCSPSVPPLFSDNFDFQTRHDFIHGILINEDILASSLYYTLIKGNQYAAAVTNWKTYQTICWDILHNWVHPLSIETGMLQRNTFLLSENSVARKFDCKLSRSSVMENNVIIGTNTVIGDSTIIEQSVIGNNCVIGSNCTIKGCHIMNNVIIKDNCTIKNCFIDNNSIVEENCNLEGVLAASDSRVTSQSTLKGAVLDEADKATNDKTLLKSASDGTDWENESSGDDDEFIGFEKVWSDSESCYSSDSSVDSSMPGSPIPDDTNIFLQEVIDSLARGYEEKLKCDYLILEINSSRYAYNIQLHEVNFFVIRAMLSMPMLINSKSVLSTVKDILKYFRPVLANYIKTKPSIMDCLKAIEESCLKNEWLNGKSGQVIHLFYEMDVVDEDSLLEWQNDMQEDESPLCKEASLVKFFEWLQQASEESEESD, via the exons GAAGTCTATTTGTTTTGCTGTTACGATGGGcctaaaataaaagaatatataaa AAAACGTAAACAAGAAAAAGCAACATGGAGTCTTATGTTAGATGTACAAATTATTACATCAGACACTTGTCAGACTATGGGGGATGTGATGAGAGAGGTAGATGCTGCAGCAATACTGCGAGGTTACTTTATACTACTTGGTGTAAATACCATCACCAATGTCAATTTTGCCTCCTTATTAGAACAGCACAA GTTATTGTGCAAGAAGGACAAAGGTGCTGCAATGACTCTTGTGTATAAAGAAGTATCATGGAAGCatccattaattaaaaatgacACTTCAATATTACTAGCGGCCAATAGTACTactaaaaaaattttgttgcaCAAGAAGTATAAAAGCAATTCCAATGATGCTACTTTTACATTACCACTA GACTGTGTATTGCAACATTCGGAAGTGAAGTTACATCACAATCTCATTGATGGTAACATTGCACTGTGTTCTCCATCGGTGCCCCCACTATTCTCCGACAATTTTGATTTTCAAACTAGACATGATTTTATACACGGAATTCTTATAAATGAAGATATTTTAGCGAGCTCCTTATATTATACACTTATTAAAGGAAATCAATATGCTGCTGCCGTTACAAACTGGAAAACTTATCAAACTATATG ttggGATATACTACATAATTGGGTTCACCCACTGAGTATTGAGACTGGTATGTTACAGCGTAACACATTCTTGCTGTCTGAAAATAGTGTAGCCAGAAAATTTGATTGCAAATTGAGCAG GTCCAGTGTAATggaaaataatgttattattggCACGAACACAGTCATAGGAGATTCAACTATAATAGAACAATCTGTTATTGGTAACAATTGCGTAATTGGCAGTAACTGCACTATCAAAGGATGTCATATTATGAATAATGTTATTATCAAAGATAACTGCACaatcaaaaattgttttattgatAACAATAGCATTGTTGAGGAAAATTGTAACCTAGAAGGCGTTTTAGCTGCCTCCGATTCAAGAGTAACTTCTCAAAGCACACTCAAAGGGGCTGTACTGGATGAGGCAGACAAAGCAACTAATG ACAAAACATTACTGAAATCAGCATCTGATGGCACTGACTGGGAAAATGAATCAtcaggtgatgatgatgaattcaTTGGGTTTGAAAAGGTATGGAGTGACAGCGAGTCATGTTACTCTTCCGACAGCAGTGTTGACTCCTCAATGCCCGGCTCACCGATTCCTGATGATACAAACA TATTTCTTCAAGAGGTCATTGACAGTCTTGCTAGAGGATATGAGGAGAAACTTAAATGTGATTATCTTATTCTGGAGATCAATTCCTCAAGATATGCATACAACATACAGCTACATGAAGTTAATTTCTTTGTCATAAGAGCCATGCTCAGCATGCCAATGTTAATTAACAGCAAGAGTGTGCTCAGCACAGTCAAAGACATTCTAAAGTACTTCAGACCGGTTTTAGCTAATTACATTAAAACTAAGCCGTCAATTATGGATTGTCTCAAAGCTATTGAG GAAAGTTGTTTGAAAAATGAGTGGCTAAATGGCAAGAGTGGTCAAGTTATACACTTGTTTTATGAAATGGATGTTGTTGATGAAGATTCACTGCTAGAATGGCAAAATGACATGCAAGAAGATGAGAGTCCACTGTGTAAAGAAGCATCATTAGTCAAATTCTTTGAATGGCTGCAGCAAGCCAGCGAGGAAAGTGAAGAATCAGattaa